The DNA region GATTGTTTTGATAATCCATTCCACCCGCATCCGGACCTCCGGTTCTTGGGTTTCCTTGAGGGTTTGCTTCAAGAGCTCCAGAGCCGGTTCGCCGATTTTAGTTAATTCTTCTTTTGCCTTTTCCCTGGTTTCCCAGTCGTCATCGCCTAATTGCTTAATCAGCGATTGGATTTCATCATTCGCCTTGGCTTCTTTTCCCTCATCACCTGTTATCCAAATCGCTATTATACCAAGCATTAAACAAGCCAGTAGTATTCTTTTCATAATATTCCTTTTCTTTTTATATAAACCACCCTACCCCAACGCGCCCCTACCCGGCTCTACTGCATTTAATCGATAAGCCGTCCCGCATCTACGGTAAAACGCCCCCTACGGGGACTCCCTGTTATCGGATGCCCCCGTAATGCCCCATTCTGGGATACCCTATTAATCGCCTCGAAAGCTTTCGGGGTGCGGAGCGGGAAAATGGAACGGGGCAAGATATTCTACTTTCTTTTAAGGTGTTACCGCCACGACAACCGGATTGCCAAACGGGCCCATCCGTTTCCTGCGGTCAAACCATTGCGCCTTATAGGCAAGAGTTACCGTTGTCACATTCCCCACATTATGAATATAGGGTGAGTTAGTATCCAGCGCCAGAAAACGAACCGTCTTCGGACCGGTGCATTTCGCCTCGATTATTGGCGGCGGCTCGCTCAAGACAATCTGTTCCGAAAGCGGCGTCCGGGTCAGGTCAGGCACGGTAATCCCCAAATCTTCCCTTTGGGCATCGGTCATAGCCGGATAGGATTGAATCCTTTTGACCAGACTGCGTATCTCCGATTCCAAGATATCCCGGGTATCGTCCTTGGTTTCCGCCGCGGCTTTAGCCGCATTTTGCGCCGCCACGTGTGCCGCCAGCGCCATTTGCCAGGCAGCGGAATCCGCACTGACGTTAACCACATCAGCCGGAGTAAGCCCATATGCGGCCGGTGCTCCAACGACTTTCATCACAAAGTTACCCTGCCAGATGTTAAAATCACCATCTGGGTCTGGCATATAATCTTTCTTTGGCATATTCCTCCTTTCTTATAATAATAAGGGCGGGATTTCTTTCCCCGCCTTCCGCAGCTATTTCCCCGCCCACCGGGGAACTTTCCCCGCCTTCCGTAGCTCTTTCCCCGCCCTCCGGGAAACACTCCCCGCCTTCCGCAGAACTTTTCCCGCCCTCCGGGAAACACTCCCCGCCTTCCGCAGAACTTTTCCCGCCTTCCGGGAAACAGTTCCCGCCCTCCGGGGCGGATTTCCCGGGACCGGGAGGAAGGGATTAAGGCGGCACGCCGATAGCCGTGGCGTTTTCGAATTCTAAATAAGAGCTATCCGCTATCTTCACCCCGGCGCGGGTGCCGCCGCTGATATCGCTCGCCAGTTTATACACGATGTAATAGGTCTTGGGAGTGGTTGTTACCTGCCAGCGGTTCATGTTGAGGTAACACGTGCCGTTGGTAAAATTACCTTTGCTGATAAAA from Planctomycetota bacterium includes:
- a CDS encoding HEAT repeat domain-containing protein, whose product is MKRILLACLMLGIIAIWITGDEGKEAKANDEIQSLIKQLGDDDWETREKAKEELTKIGEPALELLKQTLKETQEPEVRMRVEWIIKTI